The window GGGTCCTTCTTTATTAGCCGCAACCTGAAGAACGGATCTTTTCGAACAACATTAGAAGAAAACTGAACAGTTCTCATAAACATTGTTGCAACAATGTCTGCAGCCTTCTGACGAAAGATTTCTTCATATTCCAATAGGATTTCTGGTGAAACGCAAAGTACATATTCTTCGTTCAGAAATTTCTTCCACAAAAAATGGTAGGGAGACTTACTACCAAGCATCTGCAGCATGGCATTCGTATCAATAACAATCTTTCGCATGACTACCCCCGATAAGGAGTACGAAGATGTTCTGATTTCAGCTGTTCCAGTTTTTCCTGGC is drawn from Fibrobacter sp. UWR4 and contains these coding sequences:
- a CDS encoding putative toxin-antitoxin system toxin component, PIN family, which produces MRKIVIDTNAMLQMLGSKSPYHFLWKKFLNEEYVLCVSPEILLEYEEIFRQKAADIVATMFMRTVQFSSNVVRKDPFFRLRLIKKDPDDNKFVDCAFACQADYIVSDDSHFRELKDVSFPKINLKTLEAFARDFDVD